One Candidatus Acidulodesulfobacterium ferriphilum genomic window, TCAGCAAAGGGAAAACAAGCGAAAATATGGCAGAGGGTATTAGCGAAGAAACATTTGCGGTACCAGGCGCAGCGGATGAAGGCACAAATTCCGGCAACGAAGATGCGGATGTTTCCATCTAAATCAAAACATAATTATGCTTAATAAAGGTTTAATTTTTAAAGTTAAAAGTTAAGAAGGGGGGAGATAATTGGAAAAATCATCAAACATCGATGCAGGGCTGGTTAAAGACTTGCGTTCAATGACAGGCGCCGGTTTTGTTGACTGCAAAAATGCTCTTATAGAAACTAACGGAAATATCGATAAAGCGGTTGACATATTGAGAAAAAAGGGGCTTGCAAAGGCGCAAAAAAAGGCTAACAGGGAGGCTAAAGAGGGGTTAATTTACTCTTATATCCATGCCGGAGGAAGAATCGGCGTTCTGTTGGAAATTAATTGCGAGACCGATTTTGTCGCAAGGACTTCCGAGTTTCAAGAGCTTGCTAAAAACATTGCGATGCACATAGCCGCTTCAAATCCCCTTTATATAAAAAGAGAACTTGTTTCACCCGAACTCATATCAAAGGAAAGGGAGATATACAAAGAGCAGCTTACCGCAATGGATAAACCGCAAGCCGTTAAAGAAAAGATAGTGGACGGGAAACTCGAAAAATATTATCAGGATGTTTGTTTATTGGAACAGCCCTTTATAAAAGACCCTTCAAAAAACATTGCCGAAATAATAGATAACGAAGTGGCAAAATTGGGAGAAAATATAGTTTTAAAAAGATTTGTAAGATACCAGTTAGGGGAATGAAGTGGGCGGATTCCGGTACAAAAGAATATTACTTAAAGTTAGCGGAGAGGCTTTAGCCGGCGGGAATAAGTGCGGTATCGACCCCGCCGTTATCAATTTTGTTTCCAACGAAATAAAATCGGTGGTAGATTTGGGCGTTGAGGTAGCTATCGTTATCGGCGGCGGCAACATATTCAGGGGGTTTGGCTCGTCGTCAAAAGGCCTTGGCATAGAGAGATCCTCCGCCGATTATATGGGCATGCTTGCAACGGTTATAAATGCGCTGGCATTACAGGCAAGTTTAGAAGATAAAGGGGTTATATCAAGGGTTCAGACGGCTATCGCTATGCAGCAGGTCGCAGAACCTTACATCAGGCGAAGAGCATTAAGGCATTTGGAAAAAAAGAGGGTCGTCATATTTGCCGCAGGAACCGGAAACCCTTATTTTACGACAGATACCGCCGCTTCTCTCAGGGCAATGGAAATACATGCCGATGTGATACTTAAAGCAACCAGAATAGACGGGGTTTATAGCGACGACCCGTTTTTAAACAAAGATGCGACAAAATATAATAAACTTTCATATATCGATGTATTAAACAAAAATTTAAAGGTAATGGATTCTACATCCATTTCCATGTGCATGGATAATATGCTTCCCATA contains:
- a CDS encoding elongation factor Ts codes for the protein MTGAGFVDCKNALIETNGNIDKAVDILRKKGLAKAQKKANREAKEGLIYSYIHAGGRIGVLLEINCETDFVARTSEFQELAKNIAMHIAASNPLYIKRELVSPELISKEREIYKEQLTAMDKPQAVKEKIVDGKLEKYYQDVCLLEQPFIKDPSKNIAEIIDNEVAKLGENIVLKRFVRYQLGE
- a CDS encoding UMP kinase, which translates into the protein MGGFRYKRILLKVSGEALAGGNKCGIDPAVINFVSNEIKSVVDLGVEVAIVIGGGNIFRGFGSSSKGLGIERSSADYMGMLATVINALALQASLEDKGVISRVQTAIAMQQVAEPYIRRRALRHLEKKRVVIFAAGTGNPYFTTDTAASLRAMEIHADVILKATRIDGVYSDDPFLNKDATKYNKLSYIDVLNKNLKVMDSTSISMCMDNMLPIVVFNLLIPGNLLKVAQGEPIGTIITNP